Proteins found in one Dehalococcoidia bacterium genomic segment:
- a CDS encoding 3-oxoacyl-[acyl-carrier-protein] synthase III C-terminal domain-containing protein produces the protein MAAGITSYGAYVPLHRMSREIFYKSWGGAKMAGERSVCNFDEDTMTMAMESAIDCLTGTDSKTIDGLFFATTTATYKERLCASILATALDMRRDIRTLDITDTLRAGTSAVATAIDTVNAGSSSSILVTCSEHRMAAPAGDFEMALGDGAAALLIGDKNVIATIEGSYHISDEFSGIWRSDQDEFIRVWEDRMTYDKGYSLILPEAIKGLMKKYDASAGDFAKVVYNTTLEARRHGQVAKSLKFEPEQVQDPLFTTVGNTGSAQSLMILVAALEDAKPGDKILWASYGNGADAFILKVTDEIKKLGERRGIKRHLESKRMLENYDRYLRWRKLVTLERARRSEQTPVSIAALHRDAAIALALYGVKCKACGTPQFSQGGSYGYFTPLRVCVDCQAVDQMEPYKFSDKRSKIFTYTEDSLADSNDPPTTVNVVDFDGGGRGIFDMTDRGGKELSVGTEVEMTFRKLFTDRGIHQYFWKTRPIRC, from the coding sequence ATGGCAGCAGGAATAACATCGTATGGCGCTTATGTCCCCTTGCACCGGATGTCACGCGAAATATTCTACAAATCCTGGGGCGGCGCAAAGATGGCGGGGGAAAGGAGCGTCTGCAATTTCGATGAAGACACCATGACCATGGCAATGGAATCGGCCATCGACTGTTTAACGGGCACCGACTCGAAGACAATCGATGGCCTGTTTTTTGCCACCACCACCGCTACCTACAAGGAGAGGCTATGCGCCAGCATACTGGCCACCGCACTCGACATGCGCCGTGATATCCGCACCCTGGATATTACCGATACGCTCAGGGCGGGTACCAGCGCCGTGGCCACCGCCATAGATACAGTCAATGCCGGCTCCTCAAGTAGCATACTGGTAACCTGTAGCGAACACCGAATGGCGGCTCCGGCGGGCGACTTCGAAATGGCCCTGGGGGACGGCGCCGCTGCCCTGCTCATAGGTGATAAGAATGTCATAGCCACCATCGAAGGAAGCTATCATATCTCAGATGAGTTCTCCGGCATATGGCGCTCGGATCAGGACGAATTCATCCGTGTATGGGAAGACCGCATGACCTATGACAAGGGCTATTCCCTGATACTACCGGAGGCGATCAAGGGGCTGATGAAAAAGTACGATGCATCAGCGGGGGATTTCGCCAAGGTAGTGTACAACACAACGCTGGAAGCTAGAAGGCATGGGCAGGTTGCCAAGTCGCTGAAATTCGAGCCCGAGCAGGTGCAGGACCCGCTGTTTACCACCGTGGGCAACACCGGCTCCGCCCAGTCCCTGATGATCCTTGTGGCCGCTCTTGAGGATGCGAAGCCGGGCGATAAGATCCTGTGGGCCAGCTACGGTAACGGTGCCGATGCCTTCATCCTGAAGGTAACCGACGAGATAAAGAAGCTCGGGGAGCGGCGTGGGATCAAGAGACACCTCGAGTCCAAGAGGATGCTGGAGAACTACGACCGTTACCTGCGCTGGCGCAAGCTGGTAACCCTGGAGAGGGCACGTCGCTCCGAGCAGACCCCGGTCTCCATAGCGGCGCTGCACCGGGATGCCGCGATAGCCCTGGCCCTGTACGGAGTGAAGTGCAAGGCCTGCGGCACCCCCCAGTTCAGCCAGGGCGGCAGCTACGGCTATTTTACCCCCCTGCGGGTATGCGTCGATTGCCAGGCGGTAGACCAGATGGAACCCTACAAGTTCTCCGATAAGAGGTCCAAGATATTTACCTACACCGAGGACAGTTTGGCAGATTCAAACGACCCTCCTACCACCGTTAACGTGGTAGACTTCGACGGCGGGGGCAGGGGTATATTCGACATGACCGACCGCGGAGGCAAAGAGCTTAGTGTGGGAACGGAGGTGGAGATGACCTTCAGGAAACTCTTTACCGACCGCGGCATTCACCAATATTTCTGGAAGACACGCCCCATCAGGTGCTAG
- a CDS encoding acetyl-CoA acetyltransferase: MTGSIKDRVAIIGMGCTQFGELWDKSRVDLIVEAAQEAYKDAGVEQKDIQAAWFGNYYDTTGLTGQGLAGPLRLQYIPVSRVENACATASDALRNASYAVAAGIYDLVLVLGAEKIKDQGLSGLAVRNLDMNGLIFTMTMPGMFSMLATKYFDRYNISPEDGKHMLAHVSWKSHHNGTMSPKAHFRREVSIEQIMKAPIIAWPLGLFDCCGVSDGSAAAIIVPADQAKKYRDDPVYIKAMQLSVAPADGSTTVKYDYTHVESTYRAGIAAYAEAGVKNPREEISMAEVHDCFSITEAVTMEDLQFSKRGGMREDIESGFFDLDGGLPVQPDGGLKCFGHPIGASGLRMIYEMYKQLQGKADQRQLKDPKLGLTHNLGGQPPHCTMFCGIFGKELG, from the coding sequence ATGACAGGAAGTATTAAAGATAGAGTCGCCATTATCGGGATGGGCTGCACCCAGTTCGGTGAGCTATGGGATAAGAGCCGTGTTGACCTTATAGTAGAGGCAGCCCAGGAGGCATATAAGGATGCCGGCGTTGAGCAGAAGGACATCCAGGCTGCCTGGTTCGGCAACTACTACGATACCACCGGCCTGACCGGCCAGGGTTTGGCCGGGCCGCTCAGGTTGCAGTATATACCGGTTAGTCGAGTGGAGAACGCCTGCGCCACCGCCTCCGACGCCCTCAGGAATGCCAGCTACGCTGTAGCCGCCGGCATCTACGACCTGGTACTGGTACTGGGTGCTGAGAAGATAAAGGACCAGGGCCTCAGCGGGCTGGCGGTGCGGAACCTGGATATGAACGGGCTTATATTCACCATGACTATGCCGGGCATGTTCTCGATGTTAGCCACCAAGTATTTCGACCGCTATAACATCAGTCCCGAAGACGGGAAGCATATGCTGGCACACGTTTCATGGAAGAGCCACCACAATGGCACGATGAGCCCCAAGGCCCACTTCCGCAGGGAGGTAAGCATAGAGCAGATCATGAAGGCGCCCATAATCGCCTGGCCGCTGGGACTGTTCGATTGCTGCGGCGTATCCGACGGGTCGGCGGCCGCAATAATAGTGCCTGCAGATCAGGCCAAGAAGTACCGCGACGATCCGGTTTACATCAAGGCGATGCAGCTGAGCGTAGCGCCGGCAGACGGCAGTACTACGGTCAAGTACGATTATACTCATGTCGAGTCCACCTACCGTGCGGGCATTGCCGCTTACGCGGAGGCAGGAGTGAAAAACCCCAGAGAGGAGATCAGCATGGCCGAGGTCCATGACTGCTTCTCCATAACCGAGGCTGTAACCATGGAGGACCTCCAGTTCAGCAAGCGCGGCGGGATGAGGGAAGACATCGAGTCCGGGTTCTTCGATCTCGATGGTGGATTGCCGGTGCAGCCGGATGGCGGGCTTAAGTGCTTCGGCCACCCCATCGGGGCATCCGGGCTGAGAATGATATACGAGATGTACAAGCAGCTTCAGGGAAAGGCTGACCAACGCCAGTTAAAGGACCCCAAGCTGGGGCTGACCCATAACCTGGGCGGACAGCCCCCGCACTGTACCATGTTTTGTGGCATCTTCGGCAAGGAGCTTGGCTGA
- a CDS encoding acyl-CoA dehydrogenase family protein, which yields MDFKLTPEQEALKKGFEDFFEEEMKNAPEDWVWGLEGLFNDVGWPFNVHMAKRLAEKGWLVRPWPEEYGGCSAPMMEQLIFSDVIGYYCAPGVDPLGVGMIGPTLLAVGTEDQKKEHLPPIARAERFWCQGWSEPDAGSDLASLTTKAVKDGDDWIINGQKCWNTGAHRADWCFTLARTNPEEKRGKGLTFFILDMKSPGVSVVPIEGMDGSTHFNEIYFDDVRVPSKNIIGEVNGGWSVTQTTMNFERSSVGVISGVKRALVELVNYCKETTMKGKPLAENPFVRHRLAQLAIDIDVGRAMSYRCGWLQEKGDIMAAAAASCGAKVNSTELWQRLAFTGIEIMGLYGTVAKGSKWAVLKGQFENLAQITPGYKLGGGTSEIMRSIIAWVGLGLPRIK from the coding sequence ATGGACTTCAAACTCACCCCGGAGCAAGAGGCGCTTAAGAAGGGCTTTGAGGATTTCTTCGAGGAGGAGATGAAGAATGCGCCCGAGGACTGGGTATGGGGGCTGGAGGGCCTTTTTAACGACGTAGGCTGGCCGTTCAATGTACACATGGCAAAAAGGCTAGCGGAGAAGGGCTGGCTGGTAAGGCCCTGGCCCGAGGAATACGGCGGGTGCAGTGCCCCCATGATGGAGCAGCTCATATTCAGCGATGTGATCGGGTACTACTGCGCACCCGGTGTCGACCCCCTTGGGGTCGGTATGATAGGTCCCACCCTGCTGGCGGTGGGAACCGAGGACCAGAAGAAGGAGCACCTGCCCCCCATCGCCAGGGCAGAGAGGTTCTGGTGCCAGGGGTGGAGCGAGCCCGACGCCGGCTCCGACTTGGCCTCGCTGACCACCAAGGCGGTGAAGGACGGCGACGACTGGATCATAAACGGGCAGAAGTGCTGGAACACCGGCGCCCACCGCGCCGACTGGTGCTTCACGCTTGCCAGGACCAACCCGGAGGAGAAAAGGGGGAAGGGGCTCACCTTCTTCATCCTGGACATGAAGAGCCCCGGGGTCAGTGTTGTTCCCATCGAGGGCATGGACGGCTCTACACACTTCAATGAGATATACTTCGACGACGTTCGTGTCCCTTCGAAGAACATCATCGGCGAGGTGAACGGGGGTTGGTCGGTCACCCAGACAACCATGAACTTCGAGCGCTCCAGCGTGGGCGTGATCTCCGGCGTGAAGCGCGCCCTGGTCGAGCTGGTGAACTACTGCAAGGAGACCACGATGAAGGGCAAACCCCTAGCCGAAAACCCCTTCGTGCGCCACCGGCTGGCCCAACTGGCGATCGATATCGATGTGGGACGCGCCATGAGCTACCGTTGCGGCTGGCTACAGGAGAAGGGGGATATTATGGCGGCGGCCGCGGCGTCGTGTGGGGCAAAGGTCAACAGCACCGAACTGTGGCAGAGACTCGCCTTCACCGGCATCGAGATAATGGGCCTCTATGGTACGGTGGCAAAAGGCTCGAAGTGGGCGGTGCTCAAGGGCCAGTTCGAGAACCTGGCTCAGATAACGCCCGGGTACAAGCTGGGGGGCGGCACATCGGAAATCATGAGGAGTATCATCGCCTGGGTCGGTCTGGGACTGCCCAGGATTAAGTAA
- a CDS encoding acyl-CoA dehydrogenase family protein, whose translation MDLDFTEEQDMLRNSARDFLSTECDKAMVRTIEESEEGYSAEIWSKMAELGWQGLMIPEQYDGMGMGFFDLVVVFEEIGRNILPSPYFATAVLGSPPIVEAGPEEMKKKILPRVATGEAILTMALTEPSAGYTADCVELEAEDRGDSFVLNGTKLFVEFASASDYMVVVARTGSGGDPEDGITLLLVESNSPGIKIDAFATTGTDKQCEVVFDNVSVPKSNVIGEVNKGWPIVAKTLKMATMTKCAEMIGGMQAVLDMSVAYAKERVQYGRPIGSYQAIQHMLADMFIRTDTSKNIVYEAAWMVSEGLECADKVSIAKAWCNEAYKKVSEDGVEVHGAIGTSRDHDMGLYYRRSMAADPAFGNTEDHREVVARSLGL comes from the coding sequence ATGGATCTCGATTTTACTGAAGAGCAGGACATGCTGCGTAACTCGGCCCGTGATTTCCTGTCCACCGAGTGCGACAAGGCGATGGTGCGAACCATAGAGGAGAGCGAGGAGGGCTACTCGGCGGAGATATGGAGCAAGATGGCAGAGCTGGGGTGGCAGGGGCTGATGATACCAGAGCAGTACGACGGAATGGGCATGGGATTTTTTGACCTGGTGGTCGTTTTCGAGGAGATAGGTCGAAACATACTGCCCAGCCCGTACTTCGCCACAGCGGTGCTGGGTTCGCCACCGATCGTCGAGGCGGGTCCAGAGGAGATGAAGAAGAAGATACTGCCCAGGGTGGCAACCGGCGAGGCGATACTGACCATGGCGCTCACCGAGCCCAGCGCGGGCTATACCGCAGACTGCGTGGAGCTTGAGGCAGAGGACCGGGGGGATAGCTTCGTGCTAAACGGCACCAAGCTGTTTGTCGAATTCGCCAGCGCCTCAGACTACATGGTGGTCGTCGCCAGGACCGGGAGCGGTGGCGACCCGGAGGATGGCATCACCCTGCTCCTGGTGGAATCCAATAGCCCCGGCATCAAGATAGATGCCTTCGCCACAACGGGTACGGACAAGCAGTGCGAGGTGGTATTCGATAATGTCAGCGTTCCCAAGAGCAACGTGATTGGGGAGGTGAATAAGGGGTGGCCCATCGTGGCAAAAACCCTCAAGATGGCCACTATGACCAAGTGCGCCGAGATGATCGGCGGCATGCAGGCAGTACTGGACATGAGCGTGGCCTATGCCAAGGAGCGGGTGCAGTACGGCAGGCCCATCGGCTCATACCAGGCGATACAGCACATGCTGGCGGATATGTTTATCAGGACGGACACATCGAAGAACATCGTCTACGAGGCTGCCTGGATGGTTTCCGAGGGTCTGGAGTGCGCCGACAAGGTATCCATCGCTAAGGCGTGGTGCAACGAGGCCTATAAGAAGGTCAGCGAGGATGGGGTGGAGGTGCACGGGGCCATCGGCACATCCAGGGACCACGATATGGGCCTGTACTATAGAAGGTCCATGGCTGCCGACCCCGCCTTCGGCAATACTGAAGATCACAGAGAGGTGGTCGCCCGGTCGCTTGGCCTTTAG
- a CDS encoding acyl-CoA dehydrogenase family protein, with protein MDFSFTPEQERFRREIRDFIKKELPPGFEAGVGGHVETDEDWLVARSMTRKLAERGWLNIGWPKEYGGQDEHMLSVILNEELNYYGAPGLDFGGVGMLAPALMTHGNEEQKKEHLSKIATGEVVWCQGWSEPEAGSDLPNLKTRAVDDGDDWVINGQKVWTSLAHHADWCFLLAKTDPDAEPKHRGITFFLIDFRTPGITVSPLVTMSKERSFSEVFYDNVRVPKRNVVGEINRGWKVAMTAAGFERSGIYRIALALRNVDRLIEWSKKPQPDGHTPVKNPVVRQKLANLYIEGRIARMLAYRVAWLQTLGQEPEWEASIARVFGSEFQQHAGHTGAELMGLYGMLMRDSKWADPECNMALQSILGVGATIAAGTSEVQRNAIATRGLGLPRG; from the coding sequence ATGGATTTTAGCTTCACTCCAGAGCAAGAGAGGTTCAGGCGGGAGATACGGGACTTTATAAAGAAGGAGCTGCCCCCTGGCTTCGAGGCTGGCGTGGGCGGGCACGTGGAGACGGATGAGGACTGGCTGGTCGCACGCTCCATGACCAGGAAGCTGGCGGAAAGGGGCTGGCTCAACATAGGGTGGCCCAAGGAATACGGCGGGCAGGACGAGCATATGCTGAGCGTCATCCTGAACGAGGAGTTGAACTACTACGGTGCCCCCGGTCTGGACTTCGGCGGAGTCGGCATGCTGGCCCCGGCGCTCATGACCCACGGCAACGAGGAGCAGAAGAAGGAGCACCTGTCCAAGATAGCTACAGGAGAGGTGGTGTGGTGTCAGGGATGGAGCGAGCCAGAGGCTGGCTCGGACCTGCCGAACCTGAAGACCAGGGCGGTGGATGACGGAGACGACTGGGTCATCAACGGGCAAAAGGTATGGACCAGCCTGGCGCATCACGCCGACTGGTGCTTCCTGCTAGCCAAGACCGACCCCGACGCCGAGCCCAAACACCGCGGGATTACCTTCTTCCTGATAGACTTCAGGACCCCGGGGATTACCGTCAGCCCGCTGGTCACCATGTCCAAGGAGCGCTCTTTCTCTGAGGTTTTCTACGATAACGTCAGAGTCCCCAAGAGGAACGTCGTGGGGGAGATAAACCGCGGATGGAAGGTAGCGATGACCGCTGCCGGCTTCGAGCGCTCCGGCATCTACCGTATCGCCCTCGCTCTGCGGAACGTCGACCGCCTGATAGAATGGTCGAAGAAGCCGCAGCCAGACGGACACACCCCCGTAAAGAACCCTGTAGTGAGGCAGAAGCTGGCAAACCTCTACATCGAGGGGCGTATAGCCCGCATGCTGGCCTACCGGGTTGCCTGGCTGCAGACCCTGGGCCAGGAGCCCGAGTGGGAGGCATCGATAGCGAGGGTTTTCGGCTCCGAGTTCCAGCAGCACGCGGGCCACACCGGAGCGGAGCTTATGGGGCTCTACGGGATGCTGATGAGGGACTCTAAATGGGCCGACCCAGAATGCAACATGGCGCTGCAGTCCATACTCGGCGTGGGCGCTACCATAGCAGCCGGAACCTCCGAGGTACAGCGAAATGCCATTGCCACAAGGGGCCTGGGCCTGCCCCGAGGCTGA
- a CDS encoding acyl-CoA dehydrogenase family protein — MDLGFSEEQEMLRTSARDFLTTECPTDLVKEMADDEVGYKPEMWAKMAELGWMGLAFPEKYDGMGMTFLDLAVLLEEMGRACLPGPFFSTVVLAGLTILEAGSEQQKKDLLSKIASGKAIATLAITEPSASYDASAITVKAMADGDGYVISGTKLFVENAHIADYIIVVARTKEGGAPEDGITLFVVDGKAPGITTTLLRTISGSKQCEVSFDSVKLPKASVLGEVDKGWPVVEKVLEKAAAAKCAEMVGGAQATLDMSVAYAKERIQFGRPIGSFQAIQHHCANMLTDVDGSRFITYQAAWKLSEGLPATMEVSMAKAWTNDAYRRVTQLGHQIHGGIGFCMDHDMPLYFKASKAAESLFGTSDWHREKVAQGLGL; from the coding sequence ATGGACCTAGGCTTTAGCGAAGAACAGGAGATGCTACGAACTTCAGCACGCGACTTCCTTACTACGGAATGCCCCACTGACCTGGTAAAGGAGATGGCCGACGACGAGGTGGGCTACAAGCCGGAGATGTGGGCCAAGATGGCGGAGCTGGGCTGGATGGGCCTGGCCTTCCCCGAGAAATACGACGGCATGGGTATGACCTTCCTCGATCTGGCAGTGCTCCTCGAGGAGATGGGGCGCGCCTGTCTCCCCGGCCCCTTCTTCTCCACGGTGGTGCTCGCTGGACTCACCATCCTTGAAGCGGGAAGCGAGCAGCAGAAAAAGGACCTCCTATCAAAGATAGCCTCCGGCAAGGCCATCGCCACGCTGGCCATAACCGAGCCCAGCGCCAGCTACGATGCGTCGGCGATTACGGTCAAGGCGATGGCCGACGGTGACGGTTATGTGATAAGTGGCACCAAGCTCTTCGTGGAGAACGCTCACATCGCTGACTATATCATAGTCGTCGCCCGAACCAAGGAAGGGGGTGCCCCCGAAGATGGGATCACCCTGTTTGTGGTGGACGGAAAGGCGCCGGGGATAACCACCACGCTGCTCAGGACCATATCCGGCAGCAAGCAGTGCGAGGTCAGCTTCGACAGCGTAAAGCTACCCAAGGCTAGCGTGCTGGGCGAGGTGGACAAGGGCTGGCCGGTGGTGGAGAAGGTGCTGGAGAAGGCAGCGGCGGCCAAGTGTGCCGAGATGGTCGGCGGCGCTCAGGCGACACTCGACATGAGCGTGGCCTATGCCAAGGAGCGGATCCAGTTCGGCCGTCCCATCGGCAGCTTCCAGGCGATACAGCACCACTGCGCCAACATGCTGACCGATGTAGATGGCTCCCGCTTCATCACCTATCAGGCAGCCTGGAAGCTCTCAGAGGGGCTTCCCGCCACCATGGAGGTCTCCATGGCCAAGGCTTGGACCAACGATGCCTACCGGCGTGTCACCCAGCTTGGTCACCAGATCCACGGTGGCATCGGCTTCTGCATGGATCACGACATGCCGCTGTACTTCAAGGCCTCCAAGGCAGCTGAGTCGCTGTTCGGCACCTCCGACTGGCACCGGGAGAAAGTAGCCCAGGGCCTGGGGCTCTAG
- a CDS encoding histidine triad nucleotide-binding protein: MNKDCIFCRIVSGELPSETIYRDDEVIAFRDIHPQAPTHVLIIPREHIPAPADICAEHQSLIGRLVYVACDLAKSEGISESGYRLIVCSGPDSGQEVPHLHFHLIGGHRLGKLV, from the coding sequence GTGAACAAGGACTGCATCTTTTGCCGTATTGTAAGCGGCGAGCTACCGAGCGAAACTATCTATCGGGATGATGAGGTCATCGCCTTTCGCGACATACATCCCCAGGCGCCAACCCATGTCCTCATCATACCCAGAGAACACATCCCGGCGCCTGCCGACATCTGTGCCGAGCACCAGTCACTCATAGGACGCCTGGTCTATGTAGCATGCGATCTGGCAAAGAGCGAGGGTATCTCAGAGAGCGGCTACCGGCTGATAGTGTGCTCGGGTCCCGATAGCGGGCAGGAGGTGCCCCACCTCCACTTCCACCTTATTGGCGGCCACAGGCTGGGGAAGCTGGTGTAG
- a CDS encoding C1 family peptidase — translation MRKRNLSRIIIPILVMVVSLGLVAGAVAQALDGSVTDLPLQQRLAGAGAAEVSQQAPQELQAAPLNPDFVECIENPPEPFYGYLPPPMDLSHLQDIPVRRGGAQILPSAFNWSDSGDVTPVKDQNPCGTCWIFGTLSALESRVLIEDGVEYDFSEQNVACCTDPSWVYLVNNRCMGGGWSWLATDILTKKGTRLESCDPYNTGTIDTEPCNDSCSTIKRVTGYRWITDDPNDTAEVKDAVYNDGPVSMAYYHNDAYIYPGFIYYYPGCTADANHLVSIVGWDDGIAHPLGGGSGAWIVKNSWGTGWGDSGYFYLCYGSANMQEVASYRYQDYDPNENLYYWDEAGWIGSVGLGSPTLWMGSVFNSGQDGDLTHVEFWTTSNNAGYELYVYDGSFGSQLAYQTGTCDELGYYSIPLSIPVPLTSGQQFSVAVEMTTPGYSFPLPVEYQDLIEYGVDPPIQTGVSFFSTGGSSWHDLGPYGYNACLRAGVTTSGGPTPTPTPTPTPTPTPTPTPTPTPTPTMTPTPTPPTTPTPTPTPFIWEFPHGLNNDSTALFPRRYGGAEVVLANVTPPSELILVWYYDEAAMTWEWFKDGWPESTLETLENWNIYLIIVESACTWEIPQPS, via the coding sequence ATGAGAAAGAGGAACTTGAGCAGAATTATCATTCCGATTCTGGTGATGGTGGTCAGCCTCGGCCTGGTGGCAGGGGCTGTGGCTCAGGCTCTGGACGGATCGGTAACCGACCTCCCATTGCAGCAACGGCTGGCTGGTGCTGGTGCCGCCGAAGTGTCGCAGCAGGCTCCTCAGGAGCTCCAGGCGGCGCCGCTCAATCCCGACTTCGTCGAATGCATCGAGAATCCACCGGAGCCCTTCTACGGCTATCTGCCCCCGCCGATGGACCTGAGCCACCTCCAGGACATCCCGGTGAGGCGAGGAGGGGCACAAATACTGCCCAGCGCCTTTAACTGGAGTGATTCGGGCGATGTGACCCCGGTTAAGGATCAGAATCCGTGTGGGACCTGCTGGATATTCGGCACGCTCTCCGCATTGGAATCGAGGGTCTTGATTGAGGATGGGGTGGAGTATGATTTCTCCGAGCAGAATGTCGCCTGTTGCACCGACCCATCATGGGTCTATCTGGTTAACAACCGCTGTATGGGAGGTGGCTGGTCATGGCTTGCCACCGATATTCTCACCAAGAAAGGAACCAGGCTCGAGTCCTGTGACCCCTACAACACGGGCACCATCGATACCGAGCCCTGCAACGATAGCTGTTCCACAATCAAGAGGGTCACGGGGTATCGCTGGATAACCGATGACCCTAACGATACCGCTGAGGTTAAGGATGCCGTTTACAACGACGGGCCGGTCTCCATGGCCTACTATCACAACGATGCCTACATATACCCGGGGTTCATCTATTACTATCCAGGGTGCACGGCAGATGCCAATCACCTCGTCTCTATTGTAGGGTGGGATGATGGCATAGCGCACCCGCTCGGTGGCGGCTCCGGGGCGTGGATCGTAAAGAATAGCTGGGGCACCGGCTGGGGAGATAGCGGGTATTTCTATCTGTGCTACGGCTCGGCGAACATGCAGGAGGTGGCCTCCTATCGCTACCAGGACTACGACCCCAACGAGAATCTGTATTACTGGGATGAAGCCGGCTGGATAGGCTCTGTCGGTCTGGGTAGTCCAACCCTGTGGATGGGCAGTGTCTTCAATTCGGGGCAGGACGGCGACCTAACCCATGTGGAGTTCTGGACAACCAGCAACAATGCAGGGTACGAGCTTTACGTTTATGATGGCTCCTTCGGAAGTCAGCTTGCCTACCAGACGGGAACATGCGATGAGCTTGGCTACTATTCAATACCGCTTAGTATCCCTGTACCGCTCACCAGCGGCCAGCAGTTTAGCGTTGCGGTAGAGATGACAACGCCGGGCTATAGCTTCCCCTTGCCTGTAGAGTACCAAGACCTAATAGAATATGGAGTAGATCCCCCCATACAGACCGGGGTGAGCTTCTTCAGTACCGGTGGCAGCTCCTGGCATGATCTGGGCCCTTATGGTTACAACGCCTGCCTGCGGGCCGGGGTAACCACAAGCGGCGGTCCCACGCCCACGCCTACACCTACACCTACACCTACACCTACACCTACACCTACCCCGACTCCCACGCCAACCCCCACGATGACACCGACGCCCACACCGCCCACAACCCCCACGCCTACCCCTACCCCGTTTATCTGGGAGTTCCCGCACGGACTCAACAATGACTCAACGGCGCTTTTCCCCAGGCGTTATGGCGGAGCTGAGGTTGTCTTGGCTAACGTCACTCCACCTAGTGAGCTTATCCTAGTATGGTACTACGATGAGGCTGCCATGACCTGGGAGTGGTTTAAGGATGGCTGGCCGGAGAGTACACTGGAGACGCTGGAGAACTGGAACATCTACCTCATCATCGTGGAGAGTGCGTGCACCTGGGAGATACCACAGCCGTCATAG